In Bombus huntii isolate Logan2020A chromosome 9, iyBomHunt1.1, whole genome shotgun sequence, a single window of DNA contains:
- the LOC126869757 gene encoding transmembrane protein 42 isoform X2 produces the protein MKRKLSSSLTLKESQPSSMLYMKKKQESNIPLAVVSGFFATIGSLLGKLAGGADVDSTFGLLLKGVLLILMIISNTVGYAFFVKALNASGSSLPCTITSAATSYICSALTGSLIFNESTSLTWWCGISFVILGLLVISCTQSKDHHIPSLKRSKSE, from the exons ATGAAACGTAAACTTTCTTCTTCGTTGACATTGAAAGAAAGTCAACCTTCCTCGATGttatatatgaaaaaaaagCAAGAATCAAATATTCCTTTAGCTGTCGTCAGTGGATTCTTTGCAACTATCGGAAGTCTACTTGGTaaactcgctggtggtgccgATGTGGATTCCACT TTCGGATTGCTGCTTAAAGGAGTACTTTTAATACTAATGATAATAAGCAACACTGTGGGCTACGCATTTTTCGTAAAAGCACTCAATGCTAGCGGATCTTCTTTACCATGTACAATAACTAGCGCCGCCACCAGTTATATTTGCTCG gCTCTTACGGGTTCCTTGATTTTTAACGAATCAACGTCACTTACTTGGTGGTGCGGTATATCTTTCGTTATTCTGGGTTTATTGGTCATCTCTTGTACGCAATCCAAAGACCATCATATACCTTCCCTGAAGAGATCGAAGAGCGAATAA